The genomic interval GTTCTTCATCAGTTAATTCATAACGAGATTTCAGTTTTTCTTCCGTCAGTTTGTTTTTTCCACTGGTATTCTTCAAATCTACCAGACGGCTATAGAGAACTTCTTCTTGATTGCCTTTTCTGTTTTGAATTTCAAACATGTTGATTCCGCGTTCCTTCAATTCAAACCCAATTTCAGACGTCGGATATCCTTGTGCTATTCGTTTATTGATAAACTCATCTATTCCCTTGTCAGATTTCAGTAATTGAGCTATTTCAAGCTCTTCTTTCATATTTTCCACTTCCTCATCCATCCCGCGGTTCGTTAGTTCTACCAACAGAGCGCTTTGTGCATCATCTCGCAACGTTTTCGGATTTCTTGCTAATGAAATTAATGTTATATCTGAAGCTTTTTGGTATGTCTGAGTTATTTGATCCATTATTGATTGTTTTTTCACGGGTGAAATTAAATAAATTACTCTGAAATTTCATCCAGAAAACAAAAGCCCCAATCTAGCAATTACTAGATTGGGGCTTTAATTATATAATTCTTTAAAAATTACCCGTTCAATGCCTCTGCACCACCAACGATTTCTAATATTTCGTTTGTAATTGCTGCCTGACGTGCTTTGTTGTAGCTTAATTTCAAGCTTTTCTGCAATTCTTTCGCGTTATCTGTTGCTTTGTGCATAGCAGTCATACGAGCGCCATGTTCAGAAGCATTTGAATCTAACAATGCTTTGAATAATTGAATTTTCAATGTTTTTGGGATCAATTCTTCCACGATTTCTTCTTTCGAAGGTTCGAAGATGTAATCTCCAGCTTGTTTATCATCTTTTTGTTCCGTTGCAACAATTGGCAATAATTGCTCTTGTTTCACTTCTTGAGAAGCTGCATTGATGAAGCTATTGTAAATCACAACTACTTTATCGTACTTCTTGTCTAAGAAAGCTTTCATGGCAAATTCAGCAATCACAGAAACGTTCCCAAAAGTAAGTTCAGCAAAAATGTCTGTTGGAATTCCAGTTCCTTCGATATCGAAATACATGTCAGAGCGTTTAAATGCATCTTTCACTTTCTTCCCAAAACAAAGTAGGCTCACGTTTGCATTTGCATACTCTTCATTCACCGCCAAGTTTACACGTTTGATAACGTTGTTATTGAAACCACCGCACAATCCACGATTAGAAGTAATCGCAATCACCAACACTTTTTCCACTGGACGAGAAGCAGCTAGTGCATTTTCTGTAATATCCAACGAAGCCGTCAAATTACCCAAGATCTCTTGCAATTTCTCAGCATACGGACGCATTTGTGTAATGGCATCTTGCGCACGCTTCAATTTTGCAGCAGAAACCATTTTCATTGCAGACGTAATCTGCATCGTAGATCCTACTGAAGTAATTCGATTTCGTATTTCCTTTAAATTTGGCATAACTCTAATTTAGAATTAGGAATGAAGAATGTAGAGATTTAATCTTGCGTATTTTTTATAATCGCAACTAATAACTTTACTAATTCCTCATTCAATTCAAATATTGCTTTATCAACCGTAGTAATTTCAGAATGAATTAACTCTAACCAATACTTTGTTTCATCTGCTTCCTTAAGCGCAATTCTCAATTTATGCTTGAAGTCTTTTTTACTCTCTGCACGTTGAGCTTCTCTTACATTTGCACCAACACTTGTACCACTTCGAATCAATTGACTGCTCAGTTCATAATGCTTCTGATCTTTTAAATTCAAACAGAAACGAATGATTAACTGAGCAAAAAGAAATGATTTATCTTGAACAACAGAATTAATTCTCAATTCAGACACGCTCATCTCTTCATTCTTAATTCTACATTCTTAATTAATATTTTGAAGCGATCTCTTTCGCCACTTTTCCTAGTACATCTGTATCAGCATCATCGTATTTTCCAGCTTTCAAACGAACTAAAACATCTGAATGTTTAGCCTCTAAGAAATCCAAATATTCTTTTTCGAATTCTTTTACTTTGTTTACCGGAACGTTTTGCATCAATCCTTTTGTACCAACATAGATGATAGCAATTTGCTTTTCTACTGGGTATGGATCTCCTTCACGTTGTTTCAAGATTTCCAAGTTACGAGCACCTTTATCCAATACTGATTTCGTTGCAGCATCCAAGTCTGAACCAAACTTAGCGAATGCTTCCAATTCACGGTATTGAGCTTGATCCAATTTTAAAGTACCTGCTACTTTCTTCATGGATTTAATTTGCGCGTTACCACCTACACGAGATACAGAGATACCTACGTTAATTGCAGGACGAATACCAGCGTTAAATAAATCACCTTCCAAGAAGATTTGACCGTCAGTAATCGAAATTACGTTAGTTGGGATATACGCAGAAACGTCACCCGCTTGTGTTTCGATAATTGGAAGTGCTGTTAATGAACCACCACCTTTTACCAATCCTTTGATAGACTCAGGAAGATCATTCATTTGAGAAGCGATATTATCATCAGCGATAATTTTCGCCGCACGCTCTAATAAACGAGAGTGAAGGTAGAAAACGTCACCTGGGTAAGCCTCACGACCTGGAGGACGACGCAATAACAAAGAAACTTCACGGTAAGCTACCGCTTGTTTTGATAAATCATCAAATACGATTAATGCAGGGCGTCCTGAATCACGGAAGAACTCACCAATTGCAGCACCAGTCATTGGAGCGTAGAA from Fluviicola taffensis DSM 16823 carries:
- the atpG gene encoding ATP synthase F1 subunit gamma — encoded protein: MPNLKEIRNRITSVGSTMQITSAMKMVSAAKLKRAQDAITQMRPYAEKLQEILGNLTASLDITENALAASRPVEKVLVIAITSNRGLCGGFNNNVIKRVNLAVNEEYANANVSLLCFGKKVKDAFKRSDMYFDIEGTGIPTDIFAELTFGNVSVIAEFAMKAFLDKKYDKVVVIYNSFINAASQEVKQEQLLPIVATEQKDDKQAGDYIFEPSKEEIVEELIPKTLKIQLFKALLDSNASEHGARMTAMHKATDNAKELQKSLKLSYNKARQAAITNEILEIVGGAEALNG
- a CDS encoding four helix bundle protein; amino-acid sequence: MSVSELRINSVVQDKSFLFAQLIIRFCLNLKDQKHYELSSQLIRSGTSVGANVREAQRAESKKDFKHKLRIALKEADETKYWLELIHSEITTVDKAIFELNEELVKLLVAIIKNTQD
- the atpA gene encoding F0F1 ATP synthase subunit alpha, which codes for MADVKPAEVSAILREQLAGFRSEAELQEVGTVLQIGDGIARVYGLKGVQYGELVEFEGALQGIALNLEEDNVGVVLLGRSSGVKEGDTVKRLNRIASVNVGEGMVGRVVDTLGNPIDGKGPIAGQLYEMPIERKAPGVIFRQPVTEPLQTGIKAIDAMIPIGRGQRELIIGDRQTGKTTVAIDAIINQKEFYDRGEPVFCIYVAIGQKGSTVAGIVKKLEDAGAMAYTVIVASNASDPAPMQFYAPMTGAAIGEFFRDSGRPALIVFDDLSKQAVAYREVSLLLRRPPGREAYPGDVFYLHSRLLERAAKIIADDNIASQMNDLPESIKGLVKGGGSLTALPIIETQAGDVSAYIPTNVISITDGQIFLEGDLFNAGIRPAINVGISVSRVGGNAQIKSMKKVAGTLKLDQAQYRELEAFAKFGSDLDAATKSVLDKGARNLEILKQREGDPYPVEKQIAIIYVGTKGLMQNVPVNKVKEFEKEYLDFLEAKHSDVLVRLKAGKYDDADTDVLGKVAKEIASKY